In Schizosaccharomyces osmophilus chromosome 1, complete sequence, the genomic window atgaattttgaaagagtACTATTAAATGTAAATAAGCTACAGTTAAGAAGTGATTATTATGAGCTCTGtgtaaaaatatttaaaatcAGTTGAATTATCTTAACCAAActaaacaaacaaatggaaaggaattatatataaaaaacgaaaaatgaaaacaaacaggAGGGCATGGAAGAAATATGTGGATCGATTACTCATTAAAAGTTTTGGCTCTAACATCAAACATAACGGAATATATcaggaaaaaataataaaataactCATGCGGCGTAAATGGATTAACGGAATGGGAAAATAGGAACGAGTGAATACTGAGAGCAAGGAACATAAACAAGGTTGCTCATTCGGCAGAGGAACCGGCGAAAGGTACGACAGCATTACAGGTGGGGCAGGTATGTCTGTAGTCAACGACCCATTTTGAGATGCAATCTCGGTGAAATTCATGCTTACAAGGCAATGCGATGACTTTATCGCCGCGATTGAAAGCTTCAAGGCAAATGACGCATTCGACGCCATAGGCAGCACGTCGAGCAGTCTCGTCCATTAAAGGAACAGCTTCGTTGTCTGGGATATCATTTTCAACGTCTTCTTCGTAGAAGCCTTCACGAGAAATCGTCCTTGAGGGTAAGTTTTGaatgaattcttttgttttcgacCGATTTTTGTAAGTACGGATGATGCGCCGAATAGCAAGTGCTTGAACAGTTGCGAGCATGATAATAGAAggagaaaagcaaagaagaaagggCCAAAACATATCACTGAGTTCCTCCGGCTTGGCGTAGATTTTGAGAAAGCGGTTTTCTGAATACAGTATATCAGAATATAGAATGCTAAAGGATGTAGAGGAAACAAATAGGGATGGAATGGAGACGCGGGAGTCTTCCTTTCCTGGACCCACCATGTATTGCAGATGGGAgttaatttgttttctattatCGCCGACGACAATTCCCTGAAATCCTGAATCTTGAGCATGCAgtgctttttcaaaaaaggtaCATTTCCCTCGCTGCACTACAAGAAAGTTGAGTGCATCGTCGTCATCCCCGTCATTGTGATTTTGTGATTCCACAAAGTCAATTGAGTCTTCCTGAATCCTTCGAAaccctttcttttcttcatctacGGGCAAAGACATGCTCAATTGTTCATGTCCCGACCTCCCAGAACAACCCGTCAGATCATCTTGGAAATTCGAGGGCAGGAAAAGCCGAATCTTCGTTGTCAAAGAGCTATTCGTTAATCCTTTACCAAAACTAGCCTGCCTTGCCCACAAGGTGACATTTCGTGCAGGAAGTTGCAGAGCAACATCCGTGTTAGCAGCAAATCGGCTGGGAGACAAGATGTTGTCTagaattccaaaatcaaaagcaatGACTTCAAGCAAAATAACATAACTTATGGAAGCTAATGTACATAATATAATAGAATAGTTAGACATATCGTGAGTCGTTAGAGAATGCGGTGCAGAGTCACAATGACTGGCAGCGTTGGGGTTGTGTGAGGAAGCCAATCGTTCCTAATATCCTCTGAAACATCGTAAATCCTCTTCACTACGATACTTCGTAGTATACACACTATGATAATGGTGAGCTACTCTACCCTCCATCCTCTTTAAAACCTTTAGCGAGCATTTTTGAAGGTCGCTaaactaaaaagaaaagcaaaaaaatttattgacGAAGGTGGGGTTCGAACCCACGCCCACAAACGTAGACTAGCAATTGCTTTCACCTGAAGCTAGCGCCATAGACCACTCGGCCACTTCGCCTTTTGTTGATGATGATAGAAGGAAAAGCTTTATAAAGTTTTTTTGTAACCGAATGGTAGTTGgagttgtttgtttacaagataataaacaaaaaaaaaagaaagatccCCATAATTGAGatatacaaagaaaataactGTGAATTTGCACTTGGTAAGATtaataaaccaaaataaaTGCAACTCTATTCGCTGTTGACGAAATGGAATAAAatgttttgattcttcttaCTGTATAGACTAACAATGAACAGGAAATAGGAAAGAAGTCGGTTCTGCTTTTCATAACGCGGTTTTTCtgatatttttatttctttagTTATACGTAGTGACTATAAGTTATGTGATTTCTATACACAAGAAACGTAGGAACCGCAAGGAAACGTTTGAAGGGTCGATCTCCTCTATTCCCTATTTACAAATACTAATGTATCATGTCGAAGGTAGTACTTATCAGTTCTATCCCGATGGTGTTTATACctattcataaaaaagattcctATTTAAAAGTATCCTAAAAATTCCATTCGATAAGAGAGTCAAATTGTAGTTAAAATGGGCTATTGTACTGTAATTACTAACAGTACTCTCGATGGTGTAGTTGGTTATCACATCCGGCTGTAATGTTAAAGATACCGGTTGGTCGCTAGTTCGAATCTGGCTCGAGagataattttttatttgtcaCTTTTTTATGcgaattttgttttttgttggtttttcttttgattttacGTTTTCTCTCATATCTCTTACTTATCCATTCTCATGTTTGGAATACattgaattcattttatttcatcGTCTGATCCCAAACTATAGGGAACATACTTCATAGCAATCAAGAAGTCAACTATTACTTTTCTTACAataaacatgaaaaaaagcaaagtcaAAAAGACATCTAGACAAcgagaaataaaaagttgtATAAAATAAGTTCGTTTTTCAAAGATCTATCAATAAGCCATTGAGGGAATGCAAGTAAAAAAGTGTCTTGATAGAACTGCTATATTGACAGTTCCCATCATCAAGGTTGCAATTAAATTTccattaaaaataaagagacaagaataaaaagaatccacaggaaaaagaatcacTCCAAGAAGAGCAAATATGGGACTCCTTAGAAGTTAACCACGTATCTCTTCCATGGGACAAACATATAAAACAATGCATGACAAGAAATAACTCAGACACTTTGCGTAACCTGCTC contains:
- a CDS encoding ubiquitin-protein ligase E3 codes for the protein MSNYSIILCTLASISYVILLEVIAFDFGILDNILSPSRFAANTDVALQLPARNVTLWARQASFGKGLTNSSLTTKIRLFLPSNFQDDLTGCSGRSGHEQLSMSLPVDEEKKGFRRIQEDSIDFVESQNHNDGDDDDALNFLVVQRGKCTFFEKALHAQDSGFQGIVVGDNRKQINSHLQYMVGPGKEDSRVSIPSLFVSSTSFSILYSDILYSENRFLKIYAKPEELSDMFWPFLLCFSPSIIMLATVQALAIRRIIRTYKNRSKTKEFIQNLPSRTISREGFYEEDVENDIPDNEAVPLMDETARRAAYGVECVICLEAFNRGDKVIALPCKHEFHRDCISKWVVDYRHTCPTCNAVVPFAGSSAE